Proteins from a single region of Bacilli bacterium:
- the dpsA gene encoding dipicolinate synthase subunit DpsA: MLTGTQIAIVGGDARQIEVINKFSDMDANVLLMGFDDLQINMGGVRKVEMSPAHFASLDAVVLPAVGSDDTGIVSTIFSSETLKITESHIASLPGHAKIYTGLAKPYLRQICEKENVDLVELFEQDDVAIYNSIPTAEGAIMMAIQNTDITIHGAVSMVLGLGRTGMTLSRLLQGMGAKVKVGVRRKEHFARAMEMGFKPFFLQDLGKEAAEIDLLFNTIPTMIVTSQVIANIPHQALIIDLASKPGGTDFRYAEKRGIKALLAPSLPGIVAPKTAGRIIANVLFDMILEDSRKRRDEQ, encoded by the coding sequence ATGTTGACCGGCACGCAAATTGCCATTGTTGGCGGTGACGCAAGGCAAATCGAAGTGATCAACAAATTTTCCGATATGGATGCCAATGTGCTGTTGATGGGGTTTGACGATTTGCAGATCAACATGGGCGGCGTACGCAAAGTAGAAATGTCGCCGGCTCATTTTGCCTCCCTCGATGCTGTCGTCCTGCCTGCCGTTGGCTCGGATGATACGGGGATCGTAAGCACCATTTTTTCATCCGAAACACTGAAAATCACGGAATCCCACATTGCCAGCCTCCCCGGACATGCCAAAATTTATACCGGATTGGCGAAGCCTTATCTTCGGCAAATTTGCGAAAAAGAAAATGTCGATCTTGTCGAATTGTTCGAGCAAGATGATGTGGCCATATACAATTCCATTCCGACCGCCGAAGGCGCTATAATGATGGCCATTCAAAATACGGATATCACGATCCACGGAGCAGTGAGCATGGTGCTGGGATTGGGCAGAACAGGCATGACGCTATCGCGCCTTTTGCAGGGAATGGGCGCAAAGGTGAAGGTTGGGGTGCGCCGCAAAGAGCATTTTGCACGGGCAATGGAAATGGGCTTCAAGCCGTTTTTCCTGCAAGACTTGGGGAAAGAAGCAGCCGAAATTGACTTGCTTTTTAATACAATTCCTACTATGATAGTCACATCACAGGTTATTGCCAACATCCCTCATCAGGCGCTCATTATCGATCTGGCTTCCAAGCCGGGAGGCACGGATTTTCGTTATGCGGAAAAAAGAGGCATTAAAGCTCTTTTGGCTCCCAGCTTGCCCGGAATCGTCGCACCCAAAACGGCGGGGCGCATCATTGCCAACGTGTTGTTTGACATGATCTTGGAAGATTCCAGGAAGCGGAGGGATGAGCAATGA